Genomic window (Pyrus communis chromosome 13, drPyrComm1.1, whole genome shotgun sequence):
CATGCAGTCAAGCAATCACGCCAAGCTAAACAATACATCTAATTAACCCTACTTGAGTATGCACCGACAAGAAATCAAGCCAAACTATGTGACAATTGCACAACACaagggaagaacaagaagaaaatcaCAAAGGGGAAACACCCAGAGTTGCAAAACCAAAAATTACAGAGAAGCTAAGTGCGATTTATCGAAGGAAAATTCATACCCTTGACTACGAAGATCGAAATCCTAAGATTTCTTAGATTTGGAAgccaaaaggaaaagacaggaaACATGCCCAAAATCAAGAACAAAATAGACAAAGAAGGTAAGGAAAACAAGAAAATCCataaggaagaggaagaaatttTCCCTTACTTGAGGAAAAAGCTTGGCGCAACACACAGAGGAGCATGAACGAGAGACACGATGCAAGGTGAAGATGAACAGAGGGTGGAATTTTTAGAGAAGAGGAAGttacaaaggaaaaaaatgggGAAAATGAATTAATTGCTTGTCCTAGAAGGGAGAAGTAATCAAGGCAATTGTCATGAGGGAGAAGATGAATACCCATAGTTCTTTTGAGTGATTAGACGTACAGGAGAAATAAGGGCGAACATCACCATGAAGTCATTTGTAGCCACGCGGAAAGAGGAAAAGAATCATCAGCGAATccacatttaaaatttatgtGGGCCTGTGTTGGATTATTTGACCCATTCAAGGATATCTCACATCCCAAATAATTAATGAGGTTAATGTTGAGGCCAAAAATGTCACATGCAAGTCCAACTAAGTCTCAAAGCCCAATCATCATAAAAGGCCCTAAGCCAAGCCTAAATACATACAAAGGTGCAAAATCgagaaaatgaaatatttacAATCATGCCATGCTATGGTTATTAAACCAAACATCTATATAAATCACATCATCCTCACGTAAATCCATGCATATACGTCATGCCAAGCCTTATCACGCTAAACTATTATTCATGTTAAGGTAAGCCCAAGTCACATGTCCAAGGCTTGCCAAGTGAATTGTGGTGTGAATGGTTACAGAAGTTTATCGAGCCTACGCAAAGTCAAGAGTATGGAAGACTTTAGGCTACTTAGGGGCCACATATCCAAACCAATAACCTTTGAAGCCCACATGGGTGAGCTTAAGAGAGAACAAATCTAATTTCCTTCTTTCCTTAGCAAGCCAACCAATCTAGTTAGGAATGAACCAAATCCTAAGCCTTAAGTTAACGTGACGGTCCAACAAGATGTACATTTAATGAAGAAGAAGGTTGACTTTCCCTTCCTAGCTCACGCAGTAGATTAACACTTGAAAGCTAGGAAACACATTACCAAAAGTAATTCTTGTGTAAGACTGGCCCGGGTAAACAATGCCTAAGGAATAAAGTCCAGTGCAGGCTTCATGAGACCATGGCACTTGCTTGGCTTATACATCAAGGAAAGTTACAGTGGCGCtaggagaaagaagaggaaggacTTAGCCATAACTAGAGATTCCCTAGAAAGCCCTAGAAAGCCTAGAAATGAATCATTCACCTACAAAGAGAGGTGAGAAACCTTAAAGAGGGGATCAAAACATCATAGCACATAAATTCAAACAttagagaggagagaggaattGGCACCAAGCTAGGAAAAACTCTGTCTAAGTGCAAGTATCCTAAAAATCCCAAGAAGCATCACCTTTGCAACCTTAGAGTTTTCCATAACCTTACTCTAAGCATCCCATCCATCGTTGGCCTTGTTACAACCCTAAGAAACCTAGAGGAtcttgtagacatgtaaattgtgttgcatacaaatgatgctGTTGAAGTTCCTTTcgagtgcaaatataaggatagtatagcggcacaagtaagggtttCGAACCACAGAGATTGAGAAACAACTTAATAAAACCTTTGACTGTTATAAATTAGCATTAGTTAAAGACTCCCATGATTTAAAATGGGGGGTTTGAgtaattttggaaaagaaataaaaacagaaagaaaagggaaataTCACATCCCAGCCctgggcggatcacttcccgggcccactccaccaccgtagcacgatattgtcacctttgggcttaccattccctcacgattttgtttttgggaactcacgagcaacttccagtgggtcacccatcatgggattgctctagccctcttctcgctcaacttcggagttcctacggaacccgaagccagtgagctcccaaaaggcctcgtgctaggtagggatgggaatatacataaaaggatcactctcctgggtgatgtgggatgtcacaatccaccccccttaggggcccaacgtcctcgtcggcacaccacggccagggttaggctctgataccaaattgtcacatcccagcccggggcggatcacttccccggccactccaccaccgtagcacgatattgtccgctttgggcttatcattccctcacggttttgtttttgggaactcacaagcaacttcccagtgggtcacccatcatgggattgctctagccctcttctcgcttaacttcggagttcctacggaacccgaagccaatgagctcccaaaaggcctcgtgctaggtagggatgggaatatacatataaggatcactcccctgggtgatgtgggatgtcacaggaAAAATTAGAACTATCTAAAAACAAACCTAAGACAGGGAATAGGTTAGAAATGTTTTTAGGATATAAATCTGATTTCAAATGAGTAGAGGCCTTCCCTAAACATTCATGAATTAGTGATATGATCTTTTAACTTATCCCTTTCAAATGCACAACTAAGATGTTCACATATctagcatggcatataactaaATTGAATGAATCCTCTCTTACTTTGCATGTTAGATGCATGGCATATACataaaacttatatttgtagGTGCAGCCTAGCATGACATATACTCAAATTTAGCACCTAGAAACTCATTAAGAATGAAGAGAAgtgtgaacatcacatgaacccTAGAACATGGCATTTATCCTAGAACTTCATGGAATCAGTTCACATGATTAGTTCTGAACCTAACCACATGTTGCTAATGAATGAAAGAAGATATGGCAGTCATCCTTATCATTCTCAacataaaacaaacataaacaaGGTAGCTAAGCTTGAAAATATGTGCTTGAAATTATTGAAACAGAAAACTGATTCTAGCTTGCAAATGAAGTTGATAAACTAAAACTGCATTATAACATTAATTCAATAATGTCTAGGGCTTCAGAGCAGCCCTAAATATccataaactaaattaaaaatataacaaaatacataaaaagttaGGAAAGCTAGAACCTAGAAATTGCTTAAGGCTGAAGACTTCTGCTCTCTCCAGATTCTCCCTTTTTTTCCTCATGTAGTGTATTTGTCTCCTATTAAAAGGCTTAGGACTTATCTAACATCTGACACATTTACATCCTTGAATTGAGTCTCATTTATAACTCATAACAACCAACTTTTAGTATTGGAGTAACTAAAAACTAGCTGTTATCAAAATTTGTAACTGAACAGCTCCTCTTTATTCTATTATAACTTCTTTTTGAACTCTCCAAATCACAAGTTGTAAAGACCATCAGAAAGAAGACTTCCAGGGCTTTCTAACCATATATGGCCTATTTTCGAATTCATTCTGAGCACTTCAGGGCAAAGCTCTCAAGTTGGCTATTCTGCAAGGGCCTTTTCTGGCTGATCTTGGGCCACTTgttacaaaattcaaaataagatgATTTCTTTGAGTCCTTAGTTTCATCCTGAAATacaataaaaacaacaaaatacctTATGATACATAGAGATTTTAAGTAAAAAACCTAAGTAAAAAAGGGCATATAAATATAACTTTATGCACTCAACAGATGCATGACAAATCTCCACGTgccatcacaaatggacaagtcttcaatgacatgtggcacaaatcaagcaaaagaaatataaaatctTCCTAAAAATCGGCACAAGGGAGAAAACTGCCTTAAATTCGGCAAAAGGGTCTAGATTGGTCATAAAACTAGAAAGAAAGTTAAGGCATAttcataaaacaagcaagaattgaagttTGCTCACAAAACGGGCAACAAGGCCTCATAATTTTAGCCAAGAGACtaaagtggctgaaattaagacacaaaacatgcctaaattctcccatggacaaattaggacataaatcaaagccaaagctctcttcgaagaacATTCAACCAAAGTCGAAGCAattccttgaagaatcaacaagcgcTCGTGTCGATTCCTTCAAGAATTTGTTGCAATCTTATAAACTTGTAGCAACATTCATTTTAAGATCAAGTGGCCAAGACCCTTGAAGCAACAAAATCTTGTATCAAACACTACCCTTGCAGCACCCTAGATGTCAAGATCATCcatttcaagctcaaaacttgaagcaattgtTCAAATCATCCGTCCAAGATCAAGTCATTGCGACCCTTGCATCAACAATTaaccatctacatcaaatttgaagactgaatcagaggaaaagTTGTAAtcagagattgtaacctacaaattcaaatcaatacaaatctactttgtacacataTTCTCGTTTCATTCGATACAACATTTTCGTATTTACAGATCCAACCAAGAACCCTATTTAACCATGcaaactctctctttctctctctcttatacTAAATTGATGAACTTCTAGTTTCCACACCATGCCTCACTTGAGCAAGCCATATTTGCTTAATCATGCTATCTTCAAGTTATTGGTCTAACCAGAGTATTTCCTAAGGCATGCTAATTCTTTCGAGATATTTAGGGGCCTAGTATGAAATCAAACCAAGGAAGACAAGACGATGTTCACAATGCCCAAGTTCACTTCGACCTAAAAGTCTCCCAACAACTAGCATCAAATATCTTCTAGGTTTTCCATCTCATCTCTTCACATTACAACCTTGGTATGGAGAATTAGAGCCACCAACCTTTTGGTGCTTGGAGAATCCTTTCACCAAATCTTCAAGAAGCAAAGGAGCAAGGAAGAAGCAAAATTCCAAGGATTCAAGGAGCCAAATCCGTGGAGCATATGAAGAGGAATGCAGGCCTTCACATGGGTGATAACCTTGTgaaaacaaggatgagcttGAAGGGAATGAAAGCTcaatctttcttcttcattttatgaaaagagtcttggttcaccatccACTAGGCCTAGAATTTCATGAGACTTAGATTTTTTTGTTAGTTCATGCTTtactttaatttaatatatgcaTTTGTTACTCAAATAATTTGTACATAGTGGGAACGAGGGGGAAGCAAAGGCAAAAGGCGAAAGAAACGCAAGGAAAGACTACGAAGAGGGAAGATCTGGAAGGTGAGAATGAAATAGGAAGAGGCTAAAAGAAGGTGGAAGACAGGTTGTCGCCAACCCCAAGCCAGAGCAAAGGGTTGCGGCTATAAGGCTTTCAAATCAGGATTTTCAGAGAAGAGAAGGCACAGGGCTCGAGAGGGGCCTGCATAGTTATAGCCATTATTCACTATTGGTTGGTTTAGTGTTAGAGTGCAATTTTGTTCAACCCTTTAAACTAAGGGTGACGCTCATCCTCTTGTTGATTGCCGATAAATTAGTttagtttaattgatttaaaacataaatttcaaaatttaaactaatcCAATAGCAATAAATGATGGGTGAGCATCACCCTTTACTTTAaggggtgagcaaaaatgctctttTAGTGTTAGgcattgaaaaaacaaaaggaagagACTAATACTAtatttggatgagggaaataaacttggaatttggataaaagtcagaatttataaattaacatgcacaaattcccttgtttggattcataaacctAGAAGTTTAGAATTTCTGCgtggaaaaaaaattggaatttgggaccttcaattttcaagtttaaatttcatataaataggtgtcatttcttaatttatatgattgagagtttaaaaataataaaatccgtattcaattccattgttcttttaggttaaccaaacaagaaaattcacaaattctagaaaataaattcgcatcatttcaatttcctttattttaaaattccttagtaatcttaaatttcttcatccaaatatAGTGTAAGGGAAATGATAAACGCACATGTTTTTTAGCCTCTTGCACACCCCATAGTAAACATAACCAGTTGATTTTGTTTGGCTTATTTAATCcaatggataaaaaaaaagacggatgtgtgagaagctaaaaagaatagtgaaaaaaaaaaaaagctaaaaagaatgTGCCAAAATCATTTCTAAAAGAGTAATTATAATATCATAGACTCCTATAAAGTGAAAGGGCGAAACTAAACATACTTGTAGCTATACCCATTTGCaattatatatgtacataaaaaaaataaaaaaaaaataaaaaaataaatgttatGAGCCTCACTGCCCAGTTCCAAATTTTGAATTGAATGCTCTAGATTATAAAGTTTAGCCTTTGTCCTGCAGCCAATTAAGTACCTTTGCCATTGAACTAATTTTTCATTGCTAATAGTAAATATAACAAGCACCAAATCAAATTCAATTATTTCATATTAACATTGGCCATGACTAAAATGCCATAGAATGCATCTCAAGTGCCGAAAAATTATATAGCGATCGATGGTGACTTGTGCCATAAAATAGTCGCGAGTATTGatatttctgttttttgttcttcttttacACTATTAAAAATCACTTGCAATTCTCTCTTTCATAAATCTTGAAGATTATGTAGACCCTCCATCTAGATTATAAAGTTTCAAACTTACTTTCATGATGCATTCCAAATATTATTTCATCTTATTGTGCTTTGAAAATGTAAATTTGTAGGTGAATTAAATTATCCAGTTAAGTGTGTTAAACCCCCTCATATTTAGGCCTTAAAGTCAATGGTAATGCATGATCATTGCTCATACCCCGATAAACACGGCCAGGTTATCCACCAGCCATGCACTTTGACCTGGTTCTCATACCCCTCCAAACCATCCTTTGTCCGAAACAACAGTTGAGAAAAGTATTAATACCTGGCGGCAATTTCATAGCTCGCCAAAAGGAAAGAGATCCAGAATTAACTCTTGATCTCTTCTCCTTGGGAGCTTTTATACCTTTGTTACGCACTCTCCTGGGATTTGTATACCTTTAATTGTTTTCCTCTTAAGTTTATACCTTTTAACTGTTTCTCTCTAGAGATCTATACCTTTCGATAGCGAAAATGCCTCGAGGAACTCTTGAAGTTAACCTTGTTAATGCCAAGGGCCTTAAAAACACAGAGTTTTTTGGTAAATTTCGCTCTTTTTGATCTCACTCACAATTTTTTTGTgtgcaaatatatattttttgtaatgGTAAATATAACGTGACTTGCTGATGAGTTGAGTTTGGTATTGTCATTCTGTTTATCATGTTTACATTGTGAGCCCTTTAAATAGAGTTTACAAtaaatttttctcttttgatgTAATTAAAATGTGCAATTGTAGGCAATATGGATCCTTATGTCATCATCACCTGCAAGAAACAGCAGAAGAAGAGCAAGGTCGCAACAGGTGATCAGTTTCTAGTCCGCCAAATCTCATACATTTATTTACGTTGTAGATTAATATTTTTTCTACATGCAAACCAATGGCAGAGCTAGGAATAACTTGTTCgtgtttaaataaaattaatgtcatgccagcGGTCATTCGAAAAATATAGTTTTATGTTTGTGCAGCACAAGGGTCCAATCCAGAATGGAATGAGAGCTTTGTATTCGGTGTCGCTGATGGTGTGACAGAACTCCACTTGATGATCATGGACAAGGATACTGGTTCCGCCGATGACTTTGTGGGAGAATTAAGGCAAGTTGTAGCCCCCATctgcaaaaaaaatttctagtCAATTAACATTCAAGTTAGATTTACATTCGCAGTTTTTCTAATATGTACTTTAACATATGAACTGTGGTTTCATGATCATTGCAGTATTCCACTAAGAACAATATATGAGGAAGGGAAACTA
Coding sequences:
- the LOC137711862 gene encoding elicitor-responsive protein 3-like isoform X1, whose amino-acid sequence is MPRGTLEVNLVNAKGLKNTEFFGNMDPYVIITCKKQQKKSKVATAQGSNPEWNESFVFGVADGVTELHLMIMDKDTGSADDFVGELSIPLRTIYEEGKLPPMKYNVLRNKKYRGEIKIGFTFTPAVTNDRELEFVGGWKESSY
- the LOC137711862 gene encoding elicitor-responsive protein 3-like isoform X2, with the protein product MPRALKTQSFLAIWILMSSSPARNSRRRARSQQFYVCAAQGSNPEWNESFVFGVADGVTELHLMIMDKDTGSADDFVGELSIPLRTIYEEGKLPPMKYNVLRNKKYRGEIKIGFTFTPAVTNDRELEFVGGWKESSY